From Methanococcus maripaludis, one genomic window encodes:
- a CDS encoding DUF4013 domain-containing protein: protein MDFERALKFPMDDPDWIKKVVIGAVLSIIPIVSFISIGYVMELLKNIIDSKEELPEWSGFGGKFVKGLVAAIISFIYMLIPMIIMAIFGFSSAMTMASGSDAAIAGGIVGFGITMLIVLLIMLVIGFIIPMAYANYVAYGEFGAAFRFSEIFEKIKANFSDYIVLYLIVIVTSVIVGFIASIIPILGFIIALFLSFYLYLAYAYILGNIYIE from the coding sequence ATGGATTTTGAAAGGGCACTAAAGTTCCCGATGGACGATCCGGATTGGATCAAAAAAGTTGTTATCGGTGCAGTATTATCTATAATTCCGATAGTCAGTTTTATTTCAATTGGTTATGTTATGGAACTTCTTAAAAACATAATTGATTCAAAAGAAGAACTTCCAGAATGGTCTGGATTTGGCGGTAAATTTGTAAAAGGGCTAGTTGCAGCCATTATTAGTTTCATATATATGTTAATACCTATGATTATAATGGCCATATTTGGTTTCTCATCAGCAATGACAATGGCTAGTGGAAGCGATGCAGCAATTGCAGGTGGTATTGTTGGTTTTGGTATTACAATGCTCATAGTATTGTTGATAATGCTTGTAATTGGATTTATTATTCCAATGGCTTATGCAAATTATGTTGCATATGGTGAATTTGGAGCAGCATTTAGGTTTTCCGAAATATTTGAAAAAATAAAGGCAAATTTTTCAGACTATATTGTATTATACTTGATAGTAATTGTTACAAGTGTAATCGTTGGATTTATAGCATCTATAATTCCTATTTTGGGATTTATAATTGCATTATTCTTGAGTTTTTACCTTTATTTGGCATACGCATATATTTTAGGTAATATCTACATCGAATAA